One Methermicoccus shengliensis DSM 18856 genomic region harbors:
- the cas4 gene encoding CRISPR-associated protein Cas4 codes for MIPEMYIRGTQVNYYFICKTKLWLFSHNITMEQESDAVNLGKLLHEETFRRDEKDVQIGPISIDIIRKGDVLEIREVKKSKSLMEAHVYQTLYYLYYMHKFGIKAKGILSFPKSRENIEIKLGEEEKEKLERILEDIQRIVAGDMPPPTRSKICKRCAYFEFCFS; via the coding sequence ATGATTCCAGAGATGTACATACGAGGCACGCAGGTGAATTACTATTTCATCTGCAAAACAAAACTCTGGCTCTTTAGTCACAATATCACTATGGAACAGGAAAGTGATGCTGTGAATCTGGGGAAACTGTTACATGAAGAAACGTTCAGAAGAGATGAGAAAGACGTTCAAATAGGTCCAATTTCCATAGACATCATTCGAAAGGGAGATGTGCTCGAAATACGGGAGGTGAAGAAATCAAAGAGTTTGATGGAAGCACATGTATATCAAACTCTATACTATCTTTACTATATGCATAAATTCGGAATAAAAGCGAAGGGGATACTGTCTTTTCCAAAAAGCAGAGAAAACATAGAGATCAAACTGGGGGAAGAGGAAAAAGAAAAACTGGAGCGCATTCTTGAGGATATACAACGAATTGTAGCTGGAGATATGCCGCCCCCGACGCGCTCCAAAATATGCAAAAGATGTGCATACTTCGAATTCTGCTTCTCATGA
- the cas1b gene encoding type I-B CRISPR-associated endonuclease Cas1b gives MKKRNYYILSDGHLKRHENTIYFENKDGKRPIPINTIYAIYSFGSLTVTSQSLSLLAKEGVSVHFFNRHGFYTGSFYPRETLISGDMTVKQVQHHLEDKERMYIAKAFVEGSVRNMEKVLSYYDIDFNTDEFLGMLYDAGNIPEVMGVEASARTEYYSHFDGILKHFKFERRTRMPPENEVNAMISFGNSLLYSTVLSEIYNTQLNPTISFLHEPAERRFSLALDIAEIFKPLLVDRTIFHLVNKRIINEDDFTGELNGVLLSDSGRRKFISAYNEKLNTTIKHRSLMRNVSYQRLIRLECYKLVKHFLGVTKYRPFVIWW, from the coding sequence ATGAAGAAGAGAAACTATTACATCCTTTCAGATGGGCATTTGAAAAGACACGAAAACACAATTTATTTCGAGAATAAAGATGGGAAGAGGCCAATACCCATCAATACAATCTATGCCATCTACTCATTCGGCTCGCTGACTGTAACCTCTCAATCACTCTCATTATTAGCGAAAGAAGGTGTCTCCGTCCACTTCTTCAACAGACATGGGTTTTACACGGGCAGTTTTTATCCAAGGGAGACTTTAATCTCTGGAGATATGACAGTAAAGCAAGTGCAACACCATCTCGAAGATAAAGAAAGAATGTATATCGCAAAGGCCTTCGTTGAGGGTTCCGTTCGAAATATGGAGAAGGTCCTCAGCTATTATGATATCGATTTCAACACAGATGAATTTCTCGGCATGTTATATGATGCGGGAAATATTCCCGAAGTGATGGGTGTTGAGGCCAGTGCAAGAACTGAATACTATTCGCATTTTGATGGCATCCTCAAGCATTTCAAATTTGAGAGACGCACGAGAATGCCTCCCGAGAATGAAGTGAACGCCATGATAAGCTTTGGCAACTCACTTCTCTATTCCACTGTCCTCTCTGAGATATACAACACCCAGCTCAATCCAACCATCTCCTTTTTGCATGAACCTGCAGAGAGGAGATTCAGCTTAGCGCTGGATATTGCTGAAATATTCAAACCCCTTCTGGTGGATAGGACGATATTTCACCTCGTGAATAAGAGAATTATTAATGAGGATGATTTCACCGGTGAATTGAACGGGGTGCTGCTTTCTGATAGCGGGAGAAGAAAATTCATCTCCGCTTATAACGAGAAGCTGAACACCACCATAAAACACAGGTCGCTCATGAGAAATGTTTCGTATCAGCGGCTCATCAGGTTAGAGTGCTATAAGCTCGTGAAGCACTTCCTTGGAGTCACGAAATACAGGCCCTTCGTCATCTGGTGGTAG
- the cas2 gene encoding CRISPR-associated endonuclease Cas2 — MYVIVVYDVSVDRVNRVKKFLRMYLTWIQNSVFEGELTEADFERVRAGLKKLIEEAEDMVVIYRLQSERAMKREVIGTDKSFSGELL, encoded by the coding sequence ATGTATGTCATAGTGGTGTACGATGTTAGTGTTGATAGGGTCAACAGAGTGAAGAAGTTTTTGAGGATGTACCTCACGTGGATACAAAATTCTGTGTTTGAGGGAGAACTGACCGAAGCGGATTTTGAACGAGTCAGAGCGGGTTTGAAGAAACTGATTGAGGAGGCAGAGGATATGGTTGTCATCTATCGTCTTCAAAGCGAGAGAGCGATGAAAAGAGAGGTCATAGGGACGGACAAATCGTTTTCCGGAGAACTGCTCTGA